Proteins encoded by one window of Carassius auratus strain Wakin chromosome 24, ASM336829v1, whole genome shotgun sequence:
- the sec22c gene encoding vesicle-trafficking protein SEC22c, producing MSLILFAFVVRVRDGLPLSASTDFLHNKELQERKQQLKVISKSLSSLPERGTVKGHELNIHFLSSEGVSYMTVCACSLPAATAFCFLEDLRWEFTACFDNSAVALASRPYPFLEFDGAIQKLQQHYNKKGGPSLEVTLAEVQEDLRTSPPQVLTMEDVALTNGAANGHVEQTAASGQSQRLEPVSAPGILSLILNIMCAALNLIRGVHLIENTFQDDYDGLWSVVAFLFAFLCCVCQCHLYLFHTCQKKLKSFTLLTIIILCNAFLFGLRNIWQLVFHMSVACLSTLLTLQRKLLDRHMDCGV from the exons ATGTCACTGATCCTGTTTGCCTTTGTGGTCCGGGTCAGGGATGGACTCCCTCTCTCGGCCTCCACTGATTTCCTGCATAACAAGGAACTTCAGGAGAGAAAGCAACAGCTGAAAGTGATCTCAAAATCCCTGAGTTCATTACCAGAGAGAGGGACAGTCAAGGGCCATGAGCTCAACATTCA CTTCCTCTCATCCGAGGGTGTGTCCTACATGACCGTATGTGCATGCAGTCTCCCTGCCGCCACGGCCTTCTGCTTCTTGGAAGACTTGCGCTGGGAATTCACAGCATGCTTTGACAACTCTGCAGTGGCCCTGGCAAGCAGGCCGTACCCATTTCTGGAGTTTG ATGGTGCCATTCAAAAACTTCAGCAGCATTATAACAAGAAAGGGGGTCCATCTCTGGAGGTCACCCTGGCCGAGGTTCAGGAAGACCTCAGGACCAGCCCCCCTCAGGTTCTCACCATGGAGGATGTGGCGCTCACCAACGGAGCAGCCAATGGGCATGTAGAACAAACAGCTGCATCAG GTCAAAGTCAGAGATTGGAACCAGTCTCAGCACCAGGGATCCTTTCTCTGATTCTTAACATCATGTGTGCTGCCCTCAACCTTATACGCGGTGTCCATCTTATTGAAAACACCTTCCAG gatgatTATGATGGTTTGTGGAGTGTGGTGGCGTTTCTTTTTGCATTTCTCTGCTGTGTTTGCCAG TGTCATCTGTACTTGTTCCACACCTGCCAGAAGAAGCTGAAATCCTTTACTCTCCTGACTATCATCATTTTATGCAATGCTTTTCTCTTTGGTCTGAGGAACATCTGGCAGCTGGTCTTCCACATGTCCGTGGCCTGCCTCTCCACGCTGCTCACCCTCCAACGCAAACTGCTGGACAGACACATGGACTGTGGAGTATGA